From Verrucomicrobiota bacterium, the proteins below share one genomic window:
- the upp gene encoding uracil phosphoribosyltransferase: MSEVICLNHPLVEDLLGKLRDRETGKESYRVLCDRISLALALEASRTLPLVEHSIETPLEATEVKALYAPVVVVPILRAGLGMLSSFLKLFPDSSVGYIGLEREKSTARACEYYCKLPVMEGSWTFVIDPMLASGGSACAALSVLKDKGVARLILVSILASPEGVKTVQAEHPDVEIVTAAVDRGLDENSYIRPGLGDFGDRLFGT, encoded by the coding sequence ATGAGCGAGGTGATTTGTCTGAATCATCCGCTGGTAGAGGACCTACTCGGCAAATTGAGGGATCGGGAGACGGGAAAAGAGTCTTACCGGGTTCTTTGTGACCGCATATCTCTGGCGTTGGCTTTAGAAGCTTCGCGCACACTTCCTTTGGTAGAACATAGCATTGAGACTCCGCTTGAAGCGACCGAGGTGAAAGCGCTGTACGCACCCGTAGTAGTTGTTCCCATCCTACGGGCTGGGCTCGGTATGCTCTCGTCGTTTCTCAAGCTCTTTCCGGATTCTAGTGTGGGTTACATTGGTCTCGAACGAGAGAAATCAACGGCCCGAGCTTGCGAGTATTATTGCAAGCTGCCGGTCATGGAGGGTTCGTGGACGTTTGTAATCGATCCGATGCTCGCATCGGGCGGATCCGCTTGTGCGGCTCTTAGTGTTTTAAAGGATAAGGGCGTTGCCCGTTTAATCTTGGTCTCGATTCTCGCATCACCTGAAGGAGTAAAAACGGTTCAGGCGGAGCATCCAGACGTAGAGATTGTAACGGCAGCAGTGGACCGTGGCTTGGACGAGAACAGCTACATCCGCCCAGGCCTTGGAGATTTTGGAGACCGGCTTTTCGGGACGTGA
- a CDS encoding nucleoside 2-deoxyribosyltransferase, producing MKKSTFYFAGDLFDSKHLAGNAFLAEAIYEESGKSLLPVLPQNLEQRETSAHSIRDNDILCLLDCDLALFHFDGSELDSGTVVEFMFAKFADVPSVVIRSDFRAKGDQELHPWNLMVSYYPRTEVVLLDSMHIYQNAFRPEENEGPEDYLESGLSGRRTRAMLADIAGRIVEAFGIVSAQPPILPPEQAETIYDWLARMPGFVGGHDAQLVRIEEALRRKVEKGIL from the coding sequence ATGAAAAAAAGCACCTTTTACTTTGCTGGAGACCTTTTTGACTCCAAGCACCTTGCTGGGAATGCGTTTCTTGCAGAGGCGATCTATGAAGAGTCGGGTAAGAGTCTCCTGCCGGTTCTTCCCCAAAATCTCGAGCAGAGAGAAACTTCGGCGCACAGCATACGGGACAACGACATCCTTTGTCTTCTCGATTGTGATCTGGCCCTCTTCCACTTTGACGGTTCTGAGCTGGATTCCGGGACGGTCGTGGAGTTCATGTTCGCGAAGTTTGCGGATGTTCCTTCGGTGGTGATTCGATCCGACTTTCGGGCAAAGGGTGATCAGGAGCTACATCCGTGGAATCTAATGGTGAGTTACTATCCGAGGACCGAGGTCGTTCTGCTCGACTCCATGCACATCTACCAGAATGCGTTTCGGCCGGAGGAGAATGAGGGGCCGGAAGATTATCTAGAGAGTGGCCTCAGCGGTCGGAGAACAAGGGCTATGCTTGCTGATATCGCGGGTCGTATTGTCGAGGCCTTCGGAATCGTTTCCGCTCAACCTCCAATCCTGCCGCCGGAGCAGGCGGAGACGATATACGATTGGCTGGCAAGAATGCCGGGGTTCGTTGGAGGCCATGATGCCCAGTTGGTCCGGATTGAGGAGGCGCTTCGTAGGAAAGTAGAAAAAGGGATTCTATGA